A stretch of DNA from Candidatus Palauibacter polyketidifaciens:
GGCAGCCCGAACGCCACGCTGGCAACGGCGCCCGCCGTATAGGGGCCCACGCCCGGGAGCGTCCGCAGCTCCGACACCGCCCGCGGGACCCGGCCGCCGTATTCCGAAACCACGCGCCGCGCCGCCCGCCGCAGGTTGCGGGCCCGCGCGTAGTACCCCAGACCCTCCCAGAGACCGAGGACCTCGTCCTCCTCCGCCTCCGCGAGGGTCCATACGTCGGGGAAGCGGTCCATGAACCGCCGATGGTACGGCGCGGCGGTCTCCACTCGGGTCTGCTGCGCCATGACCTCAGCCACGAGGATCGCGTAGGGGTCCCGCTCTCCACGCCACGCGATGTCGTCCCGCTGCCGCGCGTCGAACCACTTCAGCAGCGGCGCCGCCACCGCGGCCGCGTCCGGGTCAGCGCGTGGCTTCGGGGAAGACGCCATCGAAGATGAACACCGCCGGTCCGGTGAGGCGGATCCGCCCCGCCTCGAGGAACTCCACCGTCAACGGGGCCCCCGACCGGACCAGGAACTCGACCCGGTCCCCCGCCTCGCCCGCGGCCCGGAGCGCGAACGCCGCCGCCATGCAGCCGCTGCCGCAGGCGAGCGTCTCGCCCTCCACGCCCCGTTCGAAGGTGCGGATGGCCACCGTCTCTCCGTCGCGGGCCACAAGGTGCACGTTCGCCCCTCCCGGGCCGACATCCTCCCGCCACCGCAGGGGCCGGCAGATATCGTCGAAGTTCTCCACATCCACCGACGGGACGGGGACCACAAGGTGCGCGGTTCCCGTCCGCACGAGCCATGCGTCACGTTCCCGCGGATTCCCGGTTCCGAGGCGCGCCCGCAACTCGCGTTCCACGCGAACGTCGAGCGCGTATTCCAGGGCCACGCCGTCCTCCCGCACCCTCGCGAGGATCTCACCGTCGTCCGTCACGAGGATGTGATCGGGCGGCACGAGCCCCCGCTCCACCGCGTAGCGCGCCGCGCAGCGCGAACCGTTCCCGCAGGTGGAAAACTCGGAGCCGTCGCAGTTGAAGAACCGGAGGCGGACGACTTCTTCGCTGAGGCTTCGGACGGTGATCAGCCCGTCCACGCCGACGCCCGTCGCGCGGGGGCACAGCGCGGCGGCCAGGGCCCCCGCATCCCGGAGCCCCAGTTCTTCGCCGCGCACGATCACGAAGTCGTTGCCGGCTCCGGTGTATTTGCTGAATAACGACATGTTTCAGAGGGAGGGCAGGGCGAAAAGGAAGCCGGCCGCGAGCATGAAGCCCACGGCCGGCTCTTGTCTCAACCGAAACCTGACTCGACGCGACGCCGGCAAGGCACCGCAGCCTTCAGGTCGGCGCATGTCTCGGGCGCCACCGGTTCAAGACCGGTTTACGCTGCCTCGAGGCGATCGCTTGCCCGTGCCGAGTCAGACCCGGTTCTACATCCTGCAGACACTAGATCACCTCCTTCCAAAGGGTTTACGGATAGGGCATGAAAGCACCTGTTGTGGGCCATGATGCCGTGCGCTCGCCCGCGCTGCAAGTTTTTTTGCCTTGCTGGCCCCGCCACCTTGCGTGAGAATCAGGCCGGCCAGACGGCGAGGAGGAGATGACGGACAGCCCGGAACAGGCGTTGTCGCCGGAGGAGCGGCAGGCGACGGTGGACCGTCTCTGCGCACATTTCGCGCGCGACGCCATGAACACGACGGAACTGGAACGCCGCCTGGACATCGCGTACGCCGCGCGCACCCGGGCCGAACTCGTTGCGCTCGAGCGAGACCTCCCCGCACTCCGGAGCGAAACACGCCCCGCCGGGCCCGCCCCCGTGGCGACGGCCTCCGTGCCGGT
This window harbors:
- the dapF gene encoding diaminopimelate epimerase, encoding MSLFSKYTGAGNDFVIVRGEELGLRDAGALAAALCPRATGVGVDGLITVRSLSEEVVRLRFFNCDGSEFSTCGNGSRCAARYAVERGLVPPDHILVTDDGEILARVREDGVALEYALDVRVERELRARLGTGNPRERDAWLVRTGTAHLVVPVPSVDVENFDDICRPLRWREDVGPGGANVHLVARDGETVAIRTFERGVEGETLACGSGCMAAAFALRAAGEAGDRVEFLVRSGAPLTVEFLEAGRIRLTGPAVFIFDGVFPEATR